The Bacteroidota bacterium genome includes a region encoding these proteins:
- the lipB gene encoding lipoyl(octanoyl) transferase LipB — MNTTDTTNSVYSLPLGERRRGAQVLFRDLGLIDYKECWDYQEKLLTETISIKSQNRILSPDSQLLTPNYFLFCEHPHVYTLGKSGDEKNLLLNETQLKNKNATYYKINRGGDITYHGPGQIVGYPILDLDNFFTDIHKYLRYLEETIILTLKDYGIESGRIEGLTGVWLDWKNPAKARKICALGVRTSRWVTMHGFAFNVNSDLSYFNNIIPCGIQDKAVTSMQKELGREINMKEVKEKVKKYFAQVFECEIV, encoded by the coding sequence ATGAATACAACGGATACAACAAACTCGGTTTACTCTCTCCCCTTGGGGGAGAGGCGGAGAGGGGCTCAGGTTCTCTTCCGTGATTTAGGTTTGATTGACTACAAAGAATGCTGGGATTATCAGGAAAAACTTCTTACTGAAACCATTTCTATAAAATCACAGAACAGAATTCTTTCTCCCGACTCCCAGCTCCTGACTCCCAACTATTTTCTTTTCTGCGAACATCCCCACGTATACACACTCGGAAAAAGCGGAGATGAAAAAAATTTATTGCTGAATGAAACTCAGCTGAAAAATAAAAACGCGACTTACTACAAAATAAACCGCGGAGGAGATATTACCTATCACGGTCCCGGACAAATTGTAGGTTATCCCATTTTAGATCTGGATAATTTTTTTACAGACATTCACAAATACCTCCGCTATTTAGAAGAAACAATCATTCTCACACTGAAGGATTACGGAATTGAATCAGGAAGGATTGAAGGACTCACAGGTGTTTGGCTTGACTGGAAAAATCCAGCGAAGGCAAGAAAAATCTGTGCGCTGGGTGTACGCACTTCAAGATGGGTAACCATGCACGGATTTGCTTTCAACGTGAATTCTGATTTAAGTTATTTCAATAACATTATCCCCTGTGGAATACAAGACAAAGCAGTTACTTCCATGCAAAAAGAACTCGGCAGAGAAATAAATATGAAAGAAGTGAAGGAAAAAGTAAAAAAATATTTCGCTCAGGTATTTGAATGTGAAATTGTGTAA
- a CDS encoding serine hydrolase produces the protein MKRFLKILKKFFKWLLISLVILIAILVIWKPYLIKGFSNTYLKGRVTAGIDEYKIFDNRTVKAGTTHEWALGKDYNTSKIPSQYLSDMERMKTIAYLVIKDDSIRHEEYWDGYSDTSHTSSFSMAKTFISILVGIAIEEGKIKSLDEAVGDFLPEYKEGGKSKITLRHLVTMSSGINFDESYINPIGFAAEAYYGDDLRKLIFKYDAVGEPGKQLEYLSGNTQLLGFVLSKAVGMSVSDYASEKLWKPVEAEYDAYWSLDHKDGDEKAFCCFNSNARDFARIGKLYLDSGRWDTTQVVPEKYVLESIQPAPTLDGNEKNNRYGYSWWLMPEYKGHTIFYARGILGQYIIMIPDENMIIVRLGKMRELTSINNHPKDLYWYIDAALEMCGKK, from the coding sequence ATGAAACGTTTCCTCAAAATCCTAAAAAAGTTTTTCAAATGGCTTCTGATTTCTCTTGTGATTTTAATTGCTATTCTGGTGATATGGAAACCCTATCTTATCAAAGGATTCAGCAACACGTATCTGAAAGGCAGAGTCACAGCAGGCATTGATGAGTACAAAATTTTTGATAATCGAACTGTAAAAGCAGGAACAACTCACGAATGGGCGCTGGGCAAAGATTATAACACATCAAAAATCCCTTCGCAATACTTAAGCGACATGGAGCGGATGAAAACCATCGCCTACCTTGTTATTAAAGATGATTCCATCCGGCATGAGGAATACTGGGACGGCTACAGCGATACTTCCCACACCAGTTCATTTTCCATGGCGAAAACTTTTATCAGCATTCTGGTCGGCATTGCGATAGAAGAAGGGAAAATAAAATCGCTGGATGAAGCTGTCGGAGATTTTCTCCCTGAATACAAAGAAGGAGGCAAAAGCAAAATCACGCTTCGGCATTTGGTCACAATGAGTTCAGGAATTAATTTTGACGAAAGTTATATCAACCCTATCGGCTTTGCAGCGGAAGCTTATTACGGAGATGATTTGCGGAAGTTAATTTTCAAATATGATGCTGTAGGCGAACCCGGAAAACAGCTTGAATACCTCAGCGGCAACACACAATTGCTCGGTTTTGTTCTCAGCAAAGCGGTTGGAATGAGCGTAAGCGATTACGCTTCTGAAAAATTATGGAAGCCCGTTGAAGCGGAATACGATGCTTACTGGAGTTTAGACCACAAAGACGGAGATGAAAAAGCATTTTGCTGTTTCAATTCCAACGCGCGTGATTTTGCACGAATCGGTAAATTATATCTCGACAGCGGAAGATGGGATACAACCCAAGTTGTTCCTGAAAAATATGTTCTGGAATCCATTCAGCCCGCGCCAACATTGGATGGAAATGAAAAGAACAATCGATACGGTTATTCCTGGTGGCTCATGCCGGAATATAAAGGACATACTATTTTTTACGCACGCGGAATCCTTGGTCAATACATTATTATGATTCCTGATGAGAATATGATAATTGTCCGTCTGGGAAAGATGCGTGAACTAACCAGTATAAATAACCATCCTAAAGATTTATACTGGTATATTGATGCAGCACTGGAAATGTGCGGAAAGAAATAG
- the ung gene encoding uracil-DNA glycosylase has protein sequence MNPTIDESWKEILSTEFQSDYFKALKEFIIEERKQYIIYPPASRIFASFNYTPFGKVKVVIIGQDPYHGEKQANGLCFSVSNGIQQPPSLQNIFKEINADLSIPIPKSGNLEPWAKQGVLLLNATLTVRANQAGSHQKQGWENFTDAVIRALSDKRKGLVFILWGKFAQAKEILIDQSKHHILKAPHPSPFSVHSGFFGCKHFSKTNELLKKEGLEEIDWRIE, from the coding sequence ATAAATCCAACAATTGATGAGAGTTGGAAAGAAATTCTTTCAACAGAGTTTCAAAGTGATTATTTCAAAGCACTTAAAGAGTTCATTATTGAAGAGCGAAAGCAATACATTATCTATCCCCCTGCTTCCCGAATTTTTGCTTCTTTTAACTATACTCCTTTTGGTAAAGTGAAAGTCGTAATCATAGGACAAGACCCTTATCATGGTGAAAAACAGGCTAATGGATTGTGCTTTTCTGTAAGCAATGGAATCCAACAACCTCCCTCTTTACAGAATATTTTCAAAGAAATCAATGCGGATTTGAGTATCCCGATACCGAAATCAGGCAATCTTGAACCTTGGGCAAAGCAAGGAGTATTGCTCCTTAACGCAACATTAACTGTTCGGGCAAATCAGGCGGGCTCTCATCAAAAACAGGGATGGGAAAATTTTACAGATGCGGTGATTCGTGCATTGTCGGACAAAAGAAAAGGGCTTGTATTTATTTTATGGGGGAAATTCGCGCAAGCAAAAGAAATATTGATAGATCAGTCGAAACATCATATTCTGAAAGCTCCGCATCCTTCTCCTTTTTCAGTTCATTCAGGATTTTTCGGCTGTAAGCATTTTTCAAAGACAAATGAATTGCTAAAAAAGGAAGGATTGGAAGAGATTGACTGGAGAATAGAATAA
- a CDS encoding OsmC family protein, producing MHTSEVLYKGELRTICTHIKSGQQIITDAPADNNGKGEAFSPTDLLATSLGTCMLTVMGIVARRHNINMDQTKVEILKVMAENPRRVSEICVDMFFPTNNFTTKEKDLLEHAAITCPVAKSLHSDIKQKTRFHY from the coding sequence ATGCATACATCAGAAGTTCTTTACAAAGGTGAACTCCGCACCATTTGCACTCATATAAAATCAGGACAGCAGATAATTACGGATGCCCCTGCTGATAATAACGGCAAAGGCGAAGCATTTTCTCCAACCGACTTGCTGGCTACATCGCTTGGCACCTGCATGCTCACGGTTATGGGAATTGTTGCCAGAAGACATAATATCAATATGGATCAAACCAAAGTTGAAATCCTGAAGGTGATGGCAGAAAATCCAAGGAGGGTTTCAGAAATCTGTGTCGATATGTTTTTTCCAACCAATAACTTTACAACAAAAGAAAAAGATTTGCTGGAACATGCAGCAATTACCTGCCCGGTTGCAAAAAGTTTACATTCTGATATAAAACAAAAAACCCGCTTTCATTACTGA
- a CDS encoding GxxExxY protein encodes MKPPVRRDDLVFPELSYQIVGCAYEVFDELGPGHLEKIYQRAFAISLKRKEIKYAEQVGYLLKFKDEIVGKGILDFCVDDKVIVELKKDGNFSKTHIEQVLNYLKLSDLKLSILINFTKEGVKFKRIVNINK; translated from the coding sequence ATGAAACCGCCTGTAAGAAGAGATGATTTAGTTTTTCCTGAGTTGAGTTATCAGATTGTAGGATGTGCGTATGAAGTATTTGACGAATTAGGTCCTGGTCATTTGGAGAAAATATATCAAAGAGCATTTGCGATTTCCCTTAAAAGAAAGGAAATAAAATATGCTGAACAAGTTGGCTATTTATTAAAGTTCAAAGATGAAATTGTAGGAAAGGGAATTCTTGACTTTTGTGTTGACGATAAAGTGATAGTAGAATTAAAGAAAGATGGTAATTTTTCTAAAACCCATATTGAGCAGGTTTTAAATTATCTCAAACTTTCCGACTTGAAGTTAAGCATACTCATTAATTTTACCAAAGAGGGAGTTAAGTTCAAAAGAATAGTAAATATCAATAAATAG
- the lipA gene encoding lipoyl synthase translates to MESTAEPRLKKPDWLRVKLPAGENYLHVRKLVDTHKLHTICESGNCPNMGECWSAGTATFMILGNVCTRSCGFCAVATGKPGAVDKEEPMRVANSVKLMNVKHCVITSVDRDDLTDGGSFIWAETIRAVRRISPQTKFETLIPDFKGIKENMERVFVERPEILSHNIETVRRLTKQVRVQAKYDRSLDVLRAAKEFGLRTKSGIMLGLGETEEEVLESMIDLRNAKADVLTLGQYLQPSKQHLPVAEFIHPDKFATYKEIGLKMGFLFVESNPLVRSSYHAEKHVL, encoded by the coding sequence ATGGAATCAACAGCCGAACCCCGCCTGAAGAAACCCGACTGGCTCAGAGTTAAACTTCCCGCAGGAGAAAATTATTTGCACGTTCGCAAGTTAGTTGACACGCACAAGCTTCATACGATATGTGAAAGCGGCAACTGCCCGAACATGGGCGAATGCTGGAGTGCGGGCACTGCCACCTTTATGATTCTTGGAAATGTGTGCACGCGCTCTTGCGGATTCTGTGCAGTGGCAACCGGCAAACCTGGCGCAGTGGACAAAGAAGAACCCATGCGTGTTGCAAACTCTGTGAAGCTGATGAACGTAAAACATTGCGTCATCACTTCGGTGGACAGAGATGATCTGACCGATGGAGGTTCTTTCATCTGGGCTGAAACCATCCGCGCTGTAAGAAGAATTTCTCCGCAGACAAAATTCGAAACCCTTATTCCTGATTTCAAAGGGATAAAAGAAAATATGGAGAGGGTTTTTGTTGAACGCCCGGAAATTCTTTCTCACAACATTGAAACGGTGAGAAGACTGACCAAGCAAGTGCGCGTTCAGGCGAAGTATGACAGAAGTCTGGATGTTCTGCGCGCGGCAAAAGAATTTGGATTGAGAACAAAATCCGGAATCATGCTTGGCTTGGGAGAAACCGAAGAAGAGGTTCTGGAATCAATGATTGATTTGCGGAATGCGAAAGCGGATGTGCTCACGCTGGGGCAATACCTGCAACCCAGCAAACAGCATTTGCCTGTGGCAGAATTTATTCATCCTGATAAATTTGCAACGTATAAAGAGATTGGTTTAAAGATGGGATTCCTGTTTGTTGAAAGCAATCCCTTAGTGCGCTCTTCGTATCATGCCGAGAAGCATGTGCTGTAA
- a CDS encoding T9SS type A sorting domain-containing protein, with amino-acid sequence MKKILFSSIAVSSITMNSFSQWNFSSAINTPVCISANDQKNISMTSDSKGGAIITWVDFRNNLIRSDIFSQRIDASGFVKWTSNGTSICTTAADQTNPSTVEDGIGGVIIAWDDSTNGNKDIFAQRIDSSGNIKWAVNGVPVIVKAGQQKNVKITTDGSGGAIVVWEDSIGGTWDIYAQHINGNGATTWTAGGVAICTAAFTQKGARLIPDGSGGAIIIWQDKRGGFDYDVYAQRINSSGVFQWAANGIVISALTGNQRNGKIVSDGAGGAIIVWEDKRGALAYDVYAQRVNASGVVQWAANGTAVCTADSSQTSIDVTSDNISGAIATWRDKRSGLYHDVYAQKINSTGTMAWAANGIAISNAVNAQTSPNVCADGVGGAIIAWEDSCCNNSWDIKSQRVDANGTAQWAAGGVLIGSAANTQNNVKNISDGGGGSIYAFQDFRSGTNYDIYAHRILSNGTAASVDELDVQSSMFQVFPNPNNGQFTVYSLQFTVYSLEIYNLFGEIVFLQTVDRKQETINISDVPSGLYFYQITADDKQLSTNHVISTGKFMITK; translated from the coding sequence ATGAAAAAAATTCTTTTCTCTTCTATTGCTGTTTCAAGTATAACGATGAATTCTTTTTCTCAATGGAATTTCAGTTCAGCCATTAATACTCCTGTCTGCATTTCCGCAAACGATCAGAAAAATATCAGCATGACATCTGATTCAAAAGGAGGTGCGATTATTACATGGGTTGATTTCAGAAACAATCTCATTCGTTCTGATATATTTTCGCAGCGGATAGATGCTTCAGGATTTGTGAAATGGACATCCAACGGTACATCCATCTGCACTACCGCTGCAGATCAAACCAATCCATCAACTGTTGAAGATGGAATAGGCGGAGTAATTATTGCATGGGATGATTCCACCAACGGCAACAAAGATATTTTCGCACAGCGGATTGATTCATCCGGAAATATAAAATGGGCTGTGAACGGAGTTCCGGTCATAGTGAAAGCCGGTCAGCAGAAAAATGTTAAGATAACAACAGACGGATCAGGAGGAGCGATTGTGGTGTGGGAAGATTCTATTGGCGGAACCTGGGATATTTACGCACAGCATATTAACGGAAATGGTGCAACCACATGGACAGCCGGAGGGGTTGCCATCTGCACAGCAGCGTTCACACAAAAAGGCGCTCGATTGATTCCTGATGGATCAGGTGGAGCCATCATTATCTGGCAGGATAAACGAGGCGGTTTTGATTATGATGTTTATGCACAAAGAATAAATTCTTCCGGAGTTTTTCAATGGGCGGCAAACGGAATAGTTATTTCTGCCCTCACCGGAAACCAGCGCAATGGCAAAATAGTTTCTGACGGTGCAGGCGGTGCAATCATTGTTTGGGAAGATAAACGTGGCGCACTGGCGTATGATGTGTATGCACAACGTGTAAATGCTTCAGGAGTTGTTCAATGGGCAGCAAACGGAACAGCCGTTTGCACGGCAGACAGTTCTCAAACATCCATTGATGTAACTTCAGATAATATAAGCGGAGCTATTGCAACATGGAGAGACAAACGCAGTGGACTTTATCATGATGTATATGCACAGAAAATAAATTCAACCGGAACAATGGCATGGGCTGCAAACGGAATTGCCATTTCAAATGCTGTTAATGCTCAAACCAGTCCGAACGTCTGTGCTGACGGTGTTGGCGGAGCCATAATTGCATGGGAAGATTCCTGCTGCAACAATAGCTGGGATATAAAATCGCAGCGGGTGGATGCAAACGGAACAGCGCAGTGGGCGGCAGGAGGAGTGCTTATCGGCTCTGCTGCTAATACCCAAAACAACGTGAAAAATATTTCAGATGGCGGAGGTGGAAGTATTTATGCTTTTCAGGATTTCAGAAGCGGAACAAACTATGATATTTATGCGCATCGCATACTTTCAAACGGAACAGCGGCTTCTGTGGATGAACTCGATGTTCAAAGTTCAATGTTTCAGGTTTTTCCGAATCCGAACAACGGGCAGTTTACAGTTTACAGTTTACAGTTTACAGTTTACAGTTTAGAAATCTATAACCTATTTGGAGAAATTGTTTTCCTACAAACCGTAGACCGTAAACAGGAAACCATAAACATTTCTGATGTCCCCAGCGGACTTTACTTTTATCAAATAACTGCTGACGACAAACAGCTTTCGACAAACCATGTTATTTCAACCGGCAAGTTCATGATCACTAAATAA
- a CDS encoding T9SS type A sorting domain-containing protein: protein MNRFFTLLLCVNFSFAFSQPSLNSSNFPLAGVSYNRFISIGGFVGNAGASQFYDFTNTFIWMNDTVRYISPSATPYASFHPGASVASVQPGAITQITYYSSDANAFWASGATLIGDFGMGFTITHANYPLPYTDTLVSNQYTYGHIETEISGIRFVNIYPGIDYQTISGKYIVCDGYGTLYAPLDTFTNVLRVKYVEYKYDTAYSNNVPIDAKTDTLYYYKYFAQNIRHPVLIAHTDKFDQVQYIEALVMPDVLNGCTDSLAQNFNPIANQNDGSCIYCNQISYSISADTSICAGDTITLNATGATNFLWSTSDTVSPILVSPDSTQTFSVYMNYQSYCWQIGAVTVSVYDDALAGFWADMTNPIDGDTILFVNTSTNATNYFWDFGDSTTSTEENPRHLYASAGTKTITLIASNACSSDTLIMTIVFSGVEDFLSSDFMLQVYPNPSNGKFTVYSLQFTVGEHYQLEIYNLLGELVLQQTVNHKQETVNLSGANGIYFVRMKAGDVFYQKKIVKM from the coding sequence ATGAATAGATTCTTTACTCTTCTTTTATGCGTGAATTTCTCGTTTGCTTTTTCTCAGCCCTCGCTGAACAGCAGTAATTTTCCGCTTGCAGGAGTTTCATACAACCGTTTTATTTCAATCGGAGGTTTTGTTGGCAATGCTGGAGCCAGCCAGTTTTACGATTTTACAAATACGTTTATCTGGATGAATGACACCGTGCGCTATATCAGTCCGTCTGCAACACCTTATGCTTCATTTCATCCCGGAGCAAGTGTGGCATCAGTGCAGCCTGGCGCAATCACACAAATCACCTATTACTCTTCCGATGCAAATGCTTTTTGGGCAAGTGGCGCTACTCTCATTGGGGACTTTGGAATGGGTTTCACTATTACTCATGCCAATTATCCGCTGCCTTATACCGATACCCTTGTGTCAAACCAATATACGTACGGTCATATTGAAACAGAAATTTCAGGAATACGGTTTGTGAATATTTATCCCGGAATAGATTATCAAACCATTTCAGGAAAATATATTGTTTGCGATGGCTACGGAACTCTTTATGCCCCGCTTGATACATTCACTAACGTGCTTCGTGTAAAATATGTTGAGTATAAATATGACACCGCATATTCAAACAATGTTCCGATTGATGCAAAAACGGATACATTATATTATTACAAATATTTTGCGCAGAATATCCGTCACCCCGTTCTGATTGCTCACACAGATAAATTTGATCAGGTGCAGTATATTGAAGCGCTGGTGATGCCTGATGTTTTGAATGGCTGTACCGATAGTTTAGCACAAAATTTTAACCCGATTGCAAATCAGAATGACGGTTCCTGTATTTATTGTAATCAGATAAGTTATTCCATTTCTGCTGATACTAGTATTTGTGCTGGTGATACAATTACGCTGAATGCAACTGGCGCTACCAATTTTTTGTGGTCAACAAGCGATACGGTTTCTCCCATTCTTGTAAGCCCTGATTCAACGCAGACGTTCAGCGTATATATGAACTATCAATCGTATTGCTGGCAAATTGGAGCAGTAACTGTTTCTGTTTATGATGATGCACTGGCGGGGTTTTGGGCTGATATGACAAATCCAATTGACGGAGACACCATTTTATTTGTAAACACATCCACAAATGCAACAAATTATTTCTGGGACTTTGGCGATTCCACCACCAGTACAGAAGAAAACCCGCGCCATCTTTACGCAAGCGCAGGAACAAAAACAATTACGCTCATTGCTTCCAATGCCTGTTCATCCGATACGTTGATTATGACGATTGTTTTTTCCGGTGTGGAAGATTTTCTGTCTTCAGATTTCATGCTTCAGGTTTATCCGAACCCGTCAAACGGCAAGTTTACAGTTTACAGTTTACAGTTTACAGTTGGCGAACATTATCAATTAGAAATCTATAATCTACTCGGAGAACTTGTTTTACAACAAACCGTAAACCATAAACAGGAAACCGTAAACCTGAGCGGAGCGAACGGAATTTATTTTGTCCGGATGAAAGCCGGTGATGTGTTCTATCAGAAGAAAATTGTAAAAATGTAA